CTCCAAAGTGGCTTTTCTGCATCAAGGCTTGATCGAAGAAACCGGCACGCCGGACGCGGTGTTCCTCGACCCACGCAGTGAGCGTTGCCGACAGTTCGTCAACGCGCATCAAACTCGCTAACTCCAGAAAAAGACGGGGCAAATCATGAAATGCAAGCGCATGGCAACGTGGTTGGGCAGTGCAGTGTTGATGTTGACCGCAGGTTTTACCCTGGCGGCAGAAAAACCCATCGTGTTTGCGGTGGCGGCCGAACCCTATCCGCCGTTCACCGTAAAAGGCGGTAACGGCCAGTGGTCGGGCTTTGAAGTGGACCTGATCCACAAGCTGTGTGAAGGCATGAAAGCCGAGTGTCAGATCAAGGAAGTGGCGTGGGACGGCATCATTCCGTCATTGCTGGCGAAGAAAATCGATGTGATTTTCTCCTCGATGTCGGTGACCGATGAGCGTGAAAAACAGATCGCCTTCAGCCGCGCCTATTACGATTCACTGCTGGGCGTGGCAGGCCCCAAAGGCGCTACGGTGGACATTACCCCCGAAGGCCTCAAGGGCAAGTTGATCGGCGTGCAGATCTCCACGGTCAGCGCCAATTACCTGAAGAAGTACTACGAGAACATCGCTGACCTCAAGTACTACGACACCCAGGAATCGGCGAATGCCGACCTGATCGCCGGGCGCATCGACTACATGATGGCCGACGACACCGCCATCGCCATGATGGTCAAGACCCCGGAAGCCAGCGGCCTGGCGCATATTGCCAGCGTGCCCTACGACCCGATCATCGGGCGTGGCGTCGGCGCCGGTTTGCGCAAGGAAGACACCGCCCTCAAGGCCCGCCTCGACAAAGCCATCGGCGAACTGTTGGTGAGCAAGGACTTTGACGACTTGTCCCAGCACTATTTCGGCCTGTCGGTCAGCCCCTGCAAACGCGCCGACACGCCGGCCTATGTGAGCAAGACCTGTGACAGCCCCTATCAGCAAATCGCCCAGAAGACCGAATAATGCTCGATCTCCTCAGCTTTGGTGACCAAGGATGGGGCAACGCACTGCTCAAAGGGTTATGGATGACCCTGCAAATCTCCGTCGGCGCGTTTGCCGTGGGCTTGCTGATCGGCCTGGTGGTGGCCTGCGCCAAACTCAGCGCGCCGCGCCCGATTGCGCTGTTGATGCGCGGTTACACCACGGTGTTTCGCGCGGTGCCGGAACTGCTGCTGATCCTGCTGCTGTATTACGCAGGCTCCATGGGCCTAAACGCCTTGATGCTGTGGCTGGGGTTTGCCCAGGTCAATATCAGCGGGCCGTTGGTGGCGATACTGGTATTGGGGCTGGTGCAGGGCGCCTATGCGTCGGAGATTTTCCGCGCAGCGATCCTGGCCATTCCCCACGGCCAGATCGAAGCGGCGCGGGCGTTTGGCTTGAGCGGCTTTGGCCTGTTTCGCCGGGTGACCTTGCCGATCATGGCGCCGTATGCGCTGGCGGGCATGTCCAACCTGTGGATCAACCTGATCAAGGACAGCGCCTTGATCAGTGTGGTCGGCACCAACGAGTTGCTGTACACCGCCAAGCAGGCGGCAGGTTCCACGCGTCATTACTTGCTGTTCTACCTCACGGCCGCCGCCTTGTATTACCTGGTGACGCTGGCTTCCAACTACCTGTCCGGGCGCCTGGAGCGACGTATTCGTCGCTGGATGCCGGTTGTCGAGTGAGGCGCGCATGCCTGAGTGGATAAGTTACTACGCGGGGCTGATCGCCAAGGGCTTGCAGACTACCTTGTCGTTGCTGTTGATCAGCGCCGTGCTGGGTTTTGCCCTGGCGGTGCTGGTGGCGCTGGCGCGGTTGTCACGGCGCAAATGGCTGGCGCGCAGTGCGCTGGCCTACACCAGTGTGCTGCGCGGTACGCCGCTGCTGATCCAGATCTATATTTTTTATTACGGCCTCGGCAGCCTGTTCGCACAGTTCCCGATGATCCGTGGCAGCTTTTTGTGGCCGTTCCTGCGTGACGGCTATTGGTACATCGTGTTTGCCCTGGTGCTGTCGGTGGGCGCCTATGTCGGTGAAGTGATTCGCGGCGGCCTGTTGGCGGTGCCCAAGGGCGAAATGGAAGCCGCTGCGGCGTTCGGCATGACCCCGCGCCAGGCGCTGCTGCGGGTGCGCTTGCCACGGGCGATGCGCCTGCTGTTGCCGACCCTGGCCGGTGAGACGGTGATGCTGCTCAAATCCACCGCGCTGGCGTCGACCATTGCCGTGGTCGACCTGCTGGGCGCGGCCAATGTGGTGCGCGCGCAGACCTTGCAGATCTATCAACCGTTGCTGTTGGTGGCCAGTGTTTACCTGTGCCTGACCTTCCTGATCGAGGGCGTCTACGCCATCGCCGAACGGCGCGGCACGCCGCTGCGCAGGTCCGTGGGATGAAACAGGACCGCGCGCTGCAAGGGATCGCCCTGTGCTCACTGGCCTACGCGTTTCTGGCGTTGCAGGACGCGGTGATCAAATGGCTGGTGGCCGATTATTCGGTGTTCAGCATTTTGTTCTGGCGCAGCCTGGTGGTGGTGGGTGCCTGTGTGATCGCCGGGCGCATGGGCCTGCTGCGCAGGGCATGGACCTCGGTGAGCCGCAAGCTGCTGATCATTCGCGGGTTGCTCTCGCTGCTGGCGTGGTTGCTGTATTACACCGCCGCCAAGGACCTGACCCTGGCGGAAATGACCACCTTGTATTTCTCCGCGCCGATCATGGTCACGCTGCTGGCTGCGCTGATCCTCAAGGAGCGTGCGAGCCGTGGGCAATGGGTGGCGCTGATCATCGGCTTTGTGGGTGTGGTGATCGCCTGTCGCCCCAGCAATATGGTCGATCCAGTGCCTATCGCGCTGACCCTGGCGGCCGCGTTGTGCTGGGCGTTCACCTATATCCAGCTGCGCCAGGTCGACCCGGCAACCTCGGTGCTGGAACAGATGCTGATCACCAACGTGGTTTTTGTTATCTGCATGGCGGTGACGTTGCCCTGGACCCACACGCCAGCGCCGACCCCGGCCTGGCTGGGGATGCTGGCGGCAGGTCTGGTCGGCGGCATAGGTCAGTTCCTGTTGTTTGCGAGTTTCCGCCGGGCCACGGCGACCTTGCTGGCACCGTTCGAATACACCGGGTTGATCTGGGCGTTCTTACTCTCGAGCCTGATCTGGGGCACGTCGATGGATGTGTCGCTGATCATCGGCGCCGTGTTGATCGCGGTCAGCGGCACCCTGGCCATGCTCAGCGCCCGCCACCCGGAATCACAGGACGTGGTCGGCGCCGAATGCTCCGTGACGCAACCCCTGTACCCAGCAGCGACAGATGTGCAGCCCGTTGGCGGGGCTGAAAGTGCCGGGGTTGAGACACCCCTCGAGCCAAAGCCCGTCGAGCATCGCCGATAGGCCGATGGCAGCCAGGTGGCTGTCGTGGATCTTCAGGTTTTCGCTGCGGGCCAGGTCGTCCAGCAGCTGCTGGATCAGCGCCAGGTAGGCGCGGTAGCTGTTTTCGTGGGACTGGTTTACGTGGGGCGAGTGGCGGATCAGGCTCCAGAACACCACCCACACGCCGAGCAGGTCGGGGTCCATCACCCGTGGCGAAAACGAGGCGCGCAGAAACGCGTCCAGGCGCGCGGCGGCGCCTTCGGCCAGCTCGACTTGCGCCCATAACGCACTGGTCAGCTCATTGGCAAGCTTGTGGTAGGTCTCGGCGATCAACGCGTCGATGCTGCCGAAATGGTGGTTGAGCAAACCCACCGAAACGCCAGCTTGGGCGGCGATGCGGCGCACGGAAATCCCCGCGTGGCCGTCACGGGCCAGGCAGGTGAGGGTCGCGGCAACCAATAAGTCGCGGCGTTCATCGGGGTCGGCACGGCGCAGTTTGGGAGGGTCGATGGTCACGGGCATGCCTTTGATAAAAGACCAGAGTGCTCAGGTTAATTGAACGTGTGTTCAATCTCTAGCGATTAAATCATCAGAGGAGGGCAAGGCATGGCAAAAGACCTTTCATGGCAGGTGCCAGGCGATGCGGGTAACACGCTGCACATCGGCGCCTGGCGGTTTGAAGGCGACGGCAGTGGCCCCAAGGTGCACCTGCAAGCCGGCGTACACGCCGATGAAATCGCCGGAATGCTGGTGCTGCACCACCTGCTGCCGCGCTTGCAGGCGAGCCAGGCGCAGGGCCGTTTGCGCGGCAGTGTCACCGTGGTGCCCCAGGCCAACCCCTTTGGCATTGGCCAGTTTCGCCAGGGCAAGCTGCTGGGGCGTTTCCATGAGGCAACCGGGCAAAACTTTAACCGTGCGTTCGACCATTCCCTGGCCATGGAGCGCCCGGCGAGCAACCTGGCGCAATGGCAAAAAAGGTTAGTGCAGTTGGCGGCCGACGCCGACCTGGTGCTTGACCTGCACACCGACGATGAGGCGTTGCCGTACCTCTACATTCATCGCAGCTTCTGGCCCGAACACGGCCTGGCACTGGCGGCCGCGTTGCAGGTCGAGGTGGTGATTGTGTGGGATGAAGGCGGTGACGGTTCCTTTGAAGAAACCCTCATCAATCATGGCGCGCCGCGCTTGGCCGCGACGGTCGAATTACGCGGGCAGGCCGATGTCAGCGATGCGCTGGCACACCAAGACGCCGACGGGTTGTGGGCGTGGCTGTGCATCAATGGCGTGATTGATGAAGTCGCCGACATCCGCGAATGGCAGGGCGAGGTGGTGGACATGGGCTGCATGGAAACCGTTCTCGCGCCCTGTGCCGGTGTACTGGTATTTGAAAAAAGCCTGGGTGACCCGGTTGAAGAGGGCGAGCGTTTCGCCCGGATTATCGGCCGCCCTGGCGACCCGTCTTCAGAGGTGATTTTGCGCGCAGTGCAAACCGGGCGGATGGTGACAGGCCACCGTGAACGCCTGGTGGCCCAGGGTTCGGTGGTGGCCAAATTTACCGGGACGCGGTTGTCGGACAGCTACAGCGGCGGGGTGCTGGACCCTTAGACTCTCAAATACACACATAACCCTTGTGGGAGCGGGCTTGCTCGCGAAAGCGGTGTATCAGTGAAGGATGTATTGGCTGACACCCCGCCTTCGCGAGCAAGCCCGCTCCCACACTTTTAATTGTGGTTCGGTTCACCAATCCAAGGACTTGAATAACTCAGGCACGCCGTCGAGCCTCGCCACATCGGCATCATCAGCCTCGTTCCAGGCTGCGCTTTTCCAGCAGCAAACGCTCAAGCTCTTGCATCGGCAACGGCCGGCTGAACAAGTACCCCTGAATCTGATCGCAGCCGGCTGCCTTTAGAAACGCCAGCTGCGCCTGGGACTCGACGCCTTCAGCCACCACGCGCAGTTCCAGGCTGTGGGCCAGTTCAATGATGGTGCGGGTAATGGCTGCGTCCTGCGGGTTGCTGGTGACTTCGCGGATAAACGCGATGTCGATTTTCAGCGTGTCGATGGGGAAGCGCCGCAGGTAGGCGAGGCTGGAATAGCCGGTGCCGAAATCGTCGATGGAGATTTTCACGCCCATCGCGCGCAGGCGTTGCAGGCTGGCGATGGTGTGCTGGGTGTTTTCCATCAGCGAGCTTTCGGTCAACTCCACCTCCAGCCAATGGGCCGCAACGCCGGTCTTAGCCAGGCTGGCGGCGATATCGGCAATCAGGTCGCCCTCGATCAATTGATGCCCGGAAACGTTCACCGAGACTTCCACCGCACCAATGTCGCTGCGCTGCCACGCGGCGATCTGCCGGCACACGTTGTCGATGACCCAGCGGCCGACGGGCACGATCAAGCCCAGGGTTTCCAACAGCGGCACAAACACCGCCGGTGATACCGCGCCGTGGCCGGGGCGGTCCCAGCGCAGCAGGGCTTCCAGGGCACACACGGCGCCACTGGCCAGCTCGACCTTGGGTTGGTAATGCAGGGTGAAATCGCTGCGTTCGACCGCCAGGCGCAGGTCGTTTTCCAGCGCCTCACGGATCAGGTCATGCACGGTTTCACGGGTTTGATTCTGCAGCTGCTGTTCGAGCATCAGGCCATGGGTTTTCAATTGATCACCATGGGCCTTGAGCCGCAGCAGGTTGCGCACCCGCAGCCATAACTCGATGTGCTCCACCGGCTTGCTGAGGAATTCTTCGGCACCGGTTTCCAAACCACTGATGCGCGCCTCGGACTCGCTGAGCGCCGTGAGCATGATGATCGGGATATTGGCGGTGGCGGCATTGCCCTTGAGTTGGCTGGCGACGTCATAGCCGTCCATGCCCGGCATCATGATGTCCAGCAGGATCAAGTCGGGCGGCTGCTGTGCTACCAGCAGCAAGGCTTCCTCGCCGCTGCTGGCGGTCAGGGTCTGGTAGCCCTCATGCTGCAGCAGGGTCTCCAGCAGCTTGCGAACCTGGGGTTCGTCATCAACGATCAACAGCGTTGCGGGTGAGCTGGCCATGGAGAGGACTCATGCAGAGGGTGTGGTATGTGGGGGCAGCAGGGCGTCGATCACGCGGTACAGCTCTTTGTAGCTCAGGGGCTTGCTCACATACGCGTCGCAACCGGCCAGGCGGGCTTTTTCGCGGTCTTCCTTCATGGCCATGGCGGTCAGGGCGATCACCGGGATGTGCGCGGTGTGCGGGTCTTGTTTAAGCATGCGCGTTGCCGCCAGGCCATCCATGCCGGGCAACTGGATATCCATCAGGATCAGCGCCGGTTGCTGCTCGCGGGCCAGGGTCAGGCCGGTTTCGGCGTCGGCGGCCCACAGCACGGTGTACCCGGCATTGACGAGCAACAGGCGTGCCAGGCGCATGTTTGCCTCGTTGTCCTCGACGATCAGGATGTCGGTCATCAGCTTGCCTGCCTGGCGTTGTGCAGCGGCAACCACACTACAAAACGTGCGCCCAGGTCGGGCTGGCTGGCCACCGCCACGCTGCCGCCGTGCAGCTCGGTCAACTGCTTGACCATGGCCAGGCCCAGGCCGGTGCCTTCGAATTTGCGCGCCAGGCTGCTGTCGATCTGGCTGAAGGCCTTGAACAATTTGCCCATGTTGTCCACGGCAATGCCGATACCGGTATCGCTCACGCTCAATTCAAGGAACTGTTGCTGCGCACTGGGCGGCAGGGCAAAGCTGTGCACCGGCCAGTCGCCGGCGATCAGCCCGACCTGATCGCGGCTGACCTCACGCACTGCCAGGGTTACGCAACTGCCATGCGCACTGAACTTCACCGCATTGGCCAGCAGGTTGTAGATGATCTGCTTGGTCTTGCGCA
The window above is part of the Pseudomonas sp. KBS0710 genome. Proteins encoded here:
- a CDS encoding transporter substrate-binding domain-containing protein, translated to MKCKRMATWLGSAVLMLTAGFTLAAEKPIVFAVAAEPYPPFTVKGGNGQWSGFEVDLIHKLCEGMKAECQIKEVAWDGIIPSLLAKKIDVIFSSMSVTDEREKQIAFSRAYYDSLLGVAGPKGATVDITPEGLKGKLIGVQISTVSANYLKKYYENIADLKYYDTQESANADLIAGRIDYMMADDTAIAMMVKTPEASGLAHIASVPYDPIIGRGVGAGLRKEDTALKARLDKAIGELLVSKDFDDLSQHYFGLSVSPCKRADTPAYVSKTCDSPYQQIAQKTE
- a CDS encoding ABC transporter permease, whose product is MLDLLSFGDQGWGNALLKGLWMTLQISVGAFAVGLLIGLVVACAKLSAPRPIALLMRGYTTVFRAVPELLLILLLYYAGSMGLNALMLWLGFAQVNISGPLVAILVLGLVQGAYASEIFRAAILAIPHGQIEAARAFGLSGFGLFRRVTLPIMAPYALAGMSNLWINLIKDSALISVVGTNELLYTAKQAAGSTRHYLLFYLTAAALYYLVTLASNYLSGRLERRIRRWMPVVE
- a CDS encoding ABC transporter permease, with the translated sequence MPEWISYYAGLIAKGLQTTLSLLLISAVLGFALAVLVALARLSRRKWLARSALAYTSVLRGTPLLIQIYIFYYGLGSLFAQFPMIRGSFLWPFLRDGYWYIVFALVLSVGAYVGEVIRGGLLAVPKGEMEAAAAFGMTPRQALLRVRLPRAMRLLLPTLAGETVMLLKSTALASTIAVVDLLGAANVVRAQTLQIYQPLLLVASVYLCLTFLIEGVYAIAERRGTPLRRSVG
- a CDS encoding DMT family transporter, which codes for MKQDRALQGIALCSLAYAFLALQDAVIKWLVADYSVFSILFWRSLVVVGACVIAGRMGLLRRAWTSVSRKLLIIRGLLSLLAWLLYYTAAKDLTLAEMTTLYFSAPIMVTLLAALILKERASRGQWVALIIGFVGVVIACRPSNMVDPVPIALTLAAALCWAFTYIQLRQVDPATSVLEQMLITNVVFVICMAVTLPWTHTPAPTPAWLGMLAAGLVGGIGQFLLFASFRRATATLLAPFEYTGLIWAFLLSSLIWGTSMDVSLIIGAVLIAVSGTLAMLSARHPESQDVVGAECSVTQPLYPAATDVQPVGGAESAGVETPLEPKPVEHRR
- a CDS encoding succinylglutamate desuccinylase/aspartoacylase family protein, which encodes MAKDLSWQVPGDAGNTLHIGAWRFEGDGSGPKVHLQAGVHADEIAGMLVLHHLLPRLQASQAQGRLRGSVTVVPQANPFGIGQFRQGKLLGRFHEATGQNFNRAFDHSLAMERPASNLAQWQKRLVQLAADADLVLDLHTDDEALPYLYIHRSFWPEHGLALAAALQVEVVIVWDEGGDGSFEETLINHGAPRLAATVELRGQADVSDALAHQDADGLWAWLCINGVIDEVADIREWQGEVVDMGCMETVLAPCAGVLVFEKSLGDPVEEGERFARIIGRPGDPSSEVILRAVQTGRMVTGHRERLVAQGSVVAKFTGTRLSDSYSGGVLDP
- a CDS encoding EAL domain-containing response regulator; translated protein: MASSPATLLIVDDEPQVRKLLETLLQHEGYQTLTASSGEEALLLVAQQPPDLILLDIMMPGMDGYDVASQLKGNAATANIPIIMLTALSESEARISGLETGAEEFLSKPVEHIELWLRVRNLLRLKAHGDQLKTHGLMLEQQLQNQTRETVHDLIREALENDLRLAVERSDFTLHYQPKVELASGAVCALEALLRWDRPGHGAVSPAVFVPLLETLGLIVPVGRWVIDNVCRQIAAWQRSDIGAVEVSVNVSGHQLIEGDLIADIAASLAKTGVAAHWLEVELTESSLMENTQHTIASLQRLRAMGVKISIDDFGTGYSSLAYLRRFPIDTLKIDIAFIREVTSNPQDAAITRTIIELAHSLELRVVAEGVESQAQLAFLKAAGCDQIQGYLFSRPLPMQELERLLLEKRSLERG
- a CDS encoding response regulator, with amino-acid sequence MTDILIVEDNEANMRLARLLLVNAGYTVLWAADAETGLTLAREQQPALILMDIQLPGMDGLAATRMLKQDPHTAHIPVIALTAMAMKEDREKARLAGCDAYVSKPLSYKELYRVIDALLPPHTTPSA